CTCACCCTGGTCCGCGTAAATCGGGAAGGGATTGACAAAAACACCGGTGCGCGTATTGCCACCGGGCAAAACTTCTTGTGCGCGTTTGAAAAGGCGTTGCGAGTGTGCGTTTTGATCGCAATAATCGGCGATGAGTTGGTCGAGAGATAGAGCTGGCATAGACACAATTCTTTAAAGGTGAATGAGACCACTATTTATTTAAGAACGTAAATCCGCATAAATTTAGCAAGCGTACATTGCGGCAATGAAGAACCGCCTCTTACCGATAGGCCACCGGATCTTTCATACCATTCTGTGCAAACCCCTGCAAGCGCAACAGGCAGGCGTCGCACTGCCCGCATGCGCGGCCTTCTATATCGGGATCGTAACAGGTACAGGTCATAGCGTAATCAACACCGAGTTCTAATCCCCGTTTGATAATCTCGACCTTGGTCAGATCAATAAGCGGCGTGTGAATGGTGAACGTATCTCCTTCAACACCGGCTTTGGTGGCGATATTCGCCATATTTTGAAAGGCGGCAATATATTCGGGGCGGCAATCGGGATAACCGCTGTAATCTATGGCATTGACGCCGATAAAAATATCGCGAATATCGAGAGATTCGGCCATTGCAAGCGCGTAAGAAAGAAAAATCGTATTGCGAGCGGGGACATAAGTGACCGGAATACCGTCGGACATTTCGCTCTCGTCTCGATTCTTGGGTACATCGATATCGTCGGTTAATGCCGAACCACCAAAAGCACGCGAATCAATATTGGCAATAACGTGATCCCGTACACCAAAATGAGCGGCAATTTTTTTTGCATACTCGAACTCGGTTTCGTGCCGTTGCCCGTAACAAAAAGTGATCGCGTAACAGGCATAACCCCGATTTGTGGCAATAGCCAAAGTTGTAGTAGAATCCAAACCACCACTGAGCAAGACAACCGCTTTCTTTTTCATTATCTTTTTCCTATCCCGTATCCACGATCCAATCTGGAGCCGTGAACAGACTACTGACCGATTCCCCGTGGTGTATCCTGCGGATCGCCTCACCCAGGAGAGGTGCCACGGATAGAGTGGTCAGATTGGGAGGACATTGGCTCTGTGAAGAAAGCGGAACCGTATCTGTCGTCACCAATTCCTTCACCTCTGCTATTGCACTCAAACGCGGCAGGGCCTGTCCCGTAAAAAGTCCATGCGTGCAGGATACCGTGATGTGATTAACGCCGCGCTCCCGAAGGCGATCAATAAGCTCCACAAGTGTCCCTCCCGTAGCTATCTCCTCGTCCAGAACAATCACCTTCTTCCCCTCTACATCGCCGACAATTGAATCAATCACGACTTTTTCATCGCTGATGCGGCGTTTGATTCCGGCTGCTACGGGCAGCTTGAGCAGGCGGGCAAAATGCGTTGCCTCCTTCGCGCCTCCAAGATCGGGCGAAACAACGACCGTATCCGTCAGGTCTTTACCCCGAAAATATCTCGCCAACACATGGAGGGCATTGAGATGATCGACGGGAATGCGAAAGAACCCATGTACTTGCGGCGCGTGGAGGGTCATCGTAAGCACCCGATTAGCACCTGCCGTATCAATTAAATCTGCCACCAGTCTCCCTGCAATAGAAATGCGAGGCGCATCCTTTTTATCTGACCGTGCGTAACTGTAGTATGGAATAACGGCCGTCGTACGGGCAGCCGATGCCCCGCGCGCCGCGTCCAGCATCTGCAGGAGTTCCATGAGATGGTCCTGAACAGGTGGTACAAGAGGCTGAATCAGGAAGACATCAGCCTCCCGACAATTTGCGTTCAACTGCACCTGAATGCAATCGTTGCTGAAGCGGTTGATCGTGCTGCGGCTGAGGGACACGCTTAGATACTGGCAGATATGCTCTGCCAATTGACGATGTGCGTTCCCGCTAAAGACCACAATATCGCGCATTGCGAGCTCCTTTCTCTTGAGTGGTCCCGTGTTGATAGGACTTCTATTCGACTTGATCAATTAGCTGAATTGCCGTAGTTTTTCACTGACGAATCATTTGAAGAAGGAGATTGACATGTCAGGAACGCTTCGATATCTCACCGCACTGCTCCTTCTGCTCGCCTGTTCTGACAAAGAAAAGCCACTCACCCCCGATCCTTCCTCAGATGGTCAGCAGGAAAAACCCCTGCTTTCAGATGACAAATTCGGTGCCGATATCAACCCCACCGGCAATCCCATCGGCGGTGGCGAGGGTTATAACCGCCTGGTTGACCCATCCGAATACCTGGTCACAAACCGCCTGGAACTGCTCGACGCTCTCGAGTTCGCCGGTACCAACCAGATAGTCTATATAGTAGATACCGTCAGAATCGACCTGACCGGACAACAAAACATCGCCATACGCGGGGGCGTCACACTCGCCAGCGGTCGGGGCAAACCCGGCTCCCAGGGTGCCCTGCTCTACTCCAAACAACTCGAAACCATACCCCTCTTTATCGCCACCGGTCCCAACATCCGCATCACCGGCCTTCGCTTCCGGGGACCGGACACCCTCAGACGCACCGAGCAAATGAGACAACTCCATGCCGAAGGGCGCTACTACAGCATCCCAAACTCCCGCGCCATCCAGACCGAATATCCCAACCTCGAAGTCGATAACTGCGAACTCTGGGGCTGGAGTCACGGCGCGATCTTCCTGCGGGCTGGCTCGACGGACAACCACATCCATCACAACTACTTTCACCACAACCAGCGCTACGGCCTTGGCTACGGCGTGGTGCTGGATCAGTCCAACGCCCTTATCGAGGCCAATTTGTTCGACTGGTGTCGCCACCACATTGCAGGCACCGGAAGACCCGGCACCAGCTATGAAGCCCGTTACAACCTGATTCTGGAAAACGCCAACAGCCACAGCTTTGACATGCACGGCGGCCAGGATCGCGGTGACGATACGCACATCGCCGGCGATCTTATGTTAATCCACCACAACACCTTTCGCGCCACTGGTGTACCCGCCGTAGTCATTCGCGGTATTCCCCAGGAAAGTGCTGAAATCTACAACAACTGGTTTCTCCATACCTTCCCCGCTGACGCCATCAAACAAAACAACGCCACGGGAAACATGCGTCACTACACAAACCAGTACACACCCAACCGCGTCCTGAAAGACTGAGTCATACAGATTGCGCCACCGCGAGTCCCGTCTGCCACTCCCTCCCTCTCATACCTGCATAAACCATGTAGTAGCGGTTGTCAATTTCAATTATCTGGGGCGTTAGTATCCCATCGCAGTCCCATGCATCGGGATCTGACGAGGGCGAAAAAATTGGATTATGTGGATTGGGTTCAAAGGTGCGAAAATCGCGTGTTCGCACATGCCCAATCCGCCAGGCCTCGCCATCGGACCCCCCGTAAAAGAGATGGAAATACTGTGGACCCTTAAAAATCTCAGCCTCCCGAACACCACAACTATCCCACACTTCCCCGCTACCCATAAAAATGGGATTCGCGGAATCTTTGGTAACAGCCGCGGGATCGCTCGTCGGCGCGGTCGCGTGACATAAGGTCGGCGGTTCTGCCGACTCCCCCGTATAAATGATGTGTATGGTATCATCTACAACCACAACCGAGGGATGCGACGACCCCTGGTGCTCATGTGCAGTATCTGAGGCAATCACAGGCGTCTGACAAACGCGCGTCCACTTGCCAAAATCGCCATCACCCACCAATAAACCCGTCTGCTTCGGCGGCTTTTGTCGCCGCCCCAAATAATAAACATAGAACCTGCCATCGGCGGGATTCCAAAACGGAAAAGGATATTCGATTGTATAATCGTCAAATCCCTCTCTCGAAGGCAAAAGCACGGGATTGCGCGGATCGTGTGCGATCTTTGCGGGATCGTTCACCGGAGCCGTGCTATGCATCAAAACCCAATAATTGCCCTCTTTTCTCCTCCCCCACAAATAGTGCACCGTATCATCCATCACAAACGCATGGGCTGCAGCGGCCCACTCTGGCGGCTCGCAGGCAAGAATGGGATTGACATTCTCAAGCCGCTCAAAACCCGCAAACGCCTCAAATGGAATGGCGTTGTTCCCTGTCATTCCTGTTGATTCTCCCATATTGTAGTTCTCCTTTTCGCGCGCTGCCTACATTTGCAAACACCAGTCATAAGGACCAGGACCCGTATGGCAAATCATCTCGGCGATTTGCTGGCGCATAGCTGTAATGCGCGGTTGACATTCGGAAAGCTGCGCGAGATTTTGCATTTCGCCCGGATCTGTCTCCAAATCGTACAATTCATCGATATCAAAACGATTGCGAATATACTTCCAGCGACCATCGAGATTCATCACATGCGCGGCAAACTCTTCTCTTTCTTTTGCACCCCAATAAATGGCCTCCTGGCTGGCGATCTCCGCAAAAATGGGCTGCGGTTTCGGCTGCCGACCATTCAGGATCGCGTCCGCAACAGAGCGACCATCTATTTTTTCGAGCGGCGCCTCGCCTGCCAGATCGAGTAAAGTCGGCATTAAATCAACACCGGCAAGCGGGGTCGTCACGCGCAAACCCGTTGGGAGCGCGCGCGGCCACGAGAGCAGACAAGGAACTCTGACCGAGGCTTCGTACATCAGACACTTTTCTGTGCAACCGTGATCGCCGAGCAGTTCGCCGTGATCGCTCATAAAAACCACGAGCGTATTATCGCGCATATTCTGTTCTTCAAGAACGCCAATCAGACGCCCGACCTCCGCATCAATATGGGTGATCAGGGCGTAATAGTATGCCATCATCTCGCGGAACTGCCGATCTGTCACCGTATCGGGCATGCGAAATTTTACGCGAGTCTGAAAATGCGGTTTACCCTCAAGTGGGTCTCGCAGAGAATCCGGCAGAGGCATTTGATCTACCGGATAGAGTTCGAGCAATTCTGGTGGGATAACGATGAGGGGATGCGGATCCTTAACACTCACAAAAAGAAAAAACGGATCATCCTCTTGCTGGCGCAAAAATTCAATCGCGCGGTCAACCGTCCAGGTCGTACGCTGCTGTCGCGGGTCTGTAAGTGTCGCAAATGCCAGAATATTTCCGTACTGGGTGACAAGTTCCCCATCGCTGTAGAGATTGGGTACCCCCTCGCGTTCAAAATAATCGAAAAGAGGATCTGTATATTCGTCGCCCAGATATCGATAAGTCTCCCAAAAATCCTCAAACCCGTGCTGTGGCGCATGGTCATCGCCCAGATGCCACGGACCAACCATGCCACAGCGATATCCCGCGCGTTTCAAAACATCCCCCATCGTAACGCGGTCCTGCGGCAGATATCCCCCCCAGTCTTTTCCCCGTTGTGGCCCATAATTTCGCAATTGCAGATGGGCATGGGGATAGCATCCGGTCAACCAACTCGCCCGAGCAGGCGAACAAACAG
The Gemmatimonadota bacterium genome window above contains:
- the queC gene encoding 7-cyano-7-deazaguanine synthase QueC, yielding MKKKAVVLLSGGLDSTTTLAIATNRGYACYAITFCYGQRHETEFEYAKKIAAHFGVRDHVIANIDSRAFGGSALTDDIDVPKNRDESEMSDGIPVTYVPARNTIFLSYALAMAESLDIRDIFIGVNAIDYSGYPDCRPEYIAAFQNMANIATKAGVEGDTFTIHTPLIDLTKVEIIKRGLELGVDYAMTCTCYDPDIEGRACGQCDACLLRLQGFAQNGMKDPVAYR
- a CDS encoding ribose-phosphate diphosphokinase, with translation MRDIVVFSGNAHRQLAEHICQYLSVSLSRSTINRFSNDCIQVQLNANCREADVFLIQPLVPPVQDHLMELLQMLDAARGASAARTTAVIPYYSYARSDKKDAPRISIAGRLVADLIDTAGANRVLTMTLHAPQVHGFFRIPVDHLNALHVLARYFRGKDLTDTVVVSPDLGGAKEATHFARLLKLPVAAGIKRRISDEKVVIDSIVGDVEGKKVIVLDEEIATGGTLVELIDRLRERGVNHITVSCTHGLFTGQALPRLSAIAEVKELVTTDTVPLSSQSQCPPNLTTLSVAPLLGEAIRRIHHGESVSSLFTAPDWIVDTG
- a CDS encoding right-handed parallel beta-helix repeat-containing protein — encoded protein: MSGTLRYLTALLLLLACSDKEKPLTPDPSSDGQQEKPLLSDDKFGADINPTGNPIGGGEGYNRLVDPSEYLVTNRLELLDALEFAGTNQIVYIVDTVRIDLTGQQNIAIRGGVTLASGRGKPGSQGALLYSKQLETIPLFIATGPNIRITGLRFRGPDTLRRTEQMRQLHAEGRYYSIPNSRAIQTEYPNLEVDNCELWGWSHGAIFLRAGSTDNHIHHNYFHHNQRYGLGYGVVLDQSNALIEANLFDWCRHHIAGTGRPGTSYEARYNLILENANSHSFDMHGGQDRGDDTHIAGDLMLIHHNTFRATGVPAVVIRGIPQESAEIYNNWFLHTFPADAIKQNNATGNMRHYTNQYTPNRVLKD
- a CDS encoding sulfatase-like hydrolase/transferase — protein: MAESRPNIVLVMCDQMRWDAAGFAGSSVVQTPHLDRLSEGGVCFENAYCASPVCSPARASWLTGCYPHAHLQLRNYGPQRGKDWGGYLPQDRVTMGDVLKRAGYRCGMVGPWHLGDDHAPQHGFEDFWETYRYLGDEYTDPLFDYFEREGVPNLYSDGELVTQYGNILAFATLTDPRQQRTTWTVDRAIEFLRQQEDDPFFLFVSVKDPHPLIVIPPELLELYPVDQMPLPDSLRDPLEGKPHFQTRVKFRMPDTVTDRQFREMMAYYYALITHIDAEVGRLIGVLEEQNMRDNTLVVFMSDHGELLGDHGCTEKCLMYEASVRVPCLLSWPRALPTGLRVTTPLAGVDLMPTLLDLAGEAPLEKIDGRSVADAILNGRQPKPQPIFAEIASQEAIYWGAKEREEFAAHVMNLDGRWKYIRNRFDIDELYDLETDPGEMQNLAQLSECQPRITAMRQQIAEMICHTGPGPYDWCLQM